The Archocentrus centrarchus isolate MPI-CPG fArcCen1 chromosome 24, fArcCen1, whole genome shotgun sequence DNA segment GCAAAAATATAAAGttttcatttatctttttcATGGGATTAAAATAAGAGTACATTTGTTTAAGTTACAGAATGTaaaatgtactttttgatgCAAACTaaacaacatttatttaaacataaGCAGTGTTGCAGTGTAAATTCACTGCTTAAGGCAGTGAATTTACACTGCCTTAACAATGTAAACGTACAAtgcagtgcaaaagtcttgatccacacctcatttctttatatttcctttagaaaatgggaaatactgaaatgtgaaaacacgcatggaaatacagcatatgaggcaaaaacagagtttgtacaattctaatgagcttgaaagtcaatatttggtaagACTACcttcattcttcaacacagtctgaactctctcaggcagctttcttgtcatttctttcagtatacacacacacagtggggaAAATGATACACTGCcatttttgcaagttttcccacctacaagaatggagaggtctgtaatttgtgagagacagaatatttataaaaaaaaaaaaaaaaaaagctccagaaaaatcacattgcatgatttttaaataatttgcattttattgcatgaaatggTCACACTGCTGAagggagactggctaggccactccaggacATTGAAATGCTTCTTATACAGAGtcatgacccatcttcagtgctcttactgagggaaggaggttgttggccaaaatctcatgaccccatccatcctcccttcaatACGGTGCAGTCGCCTGTCCCCTTCGCAGAAAAGCACCCCCAAAATATGATGTTTCCACCCACATGCTTCACAGTTGGGACGGTGTTCTCGGGGTTATGctcatccttcttcttcctccaaacatggcGAGTGGAGTTGATACtaaaaagctctattttggtTTTATCTGACTACATGACcttctcccatgcctcctctggatcatccagatggtcaTTGGCAAACTTCAAACGGGCCTGAACATTTGCTAGtgtgagcagggggaccttgcgTGCCCTGCACGATTTTAATCCATGAAGCATTGTGTGTTACTAACAGTCACCTTTGAGACCgtggtcccagctctcttcaggtcattGACCATGTCCCCCCGTGAAGTTCTGGTCCTGACGTTTCTCAGAATCATCCTTACCCAACGAGgtgagatcttgcatggagccccAGACTGAGGAAGATTAAcagtcatcttgtgtttcttccattttctaataattgcaccaacagttgttgccttctcaccaaATCTGCTTGCCTATTGTCCTGTAGGccatcccagccttgtgcaggtctacaattttctccctggtgtccttagacagctctttggtcttgggcaTGGTGGGGAGATTGGAGTGTGATTGAAGAgtgtggacaggtgtcttttatacagGCAACGAGTTCAAACAAGTGCAATTAATACTGATGATTAGCACAGAATAGGAGgacttcttaaagaaaaactaacaggaCTGTGAGAACTagaattcttgctggttggtaggtgatcaaatacttattttatgcaatgaaatgcaaattaattatttaaaaatcatgcaatgtgattttctggatttatttattttttttagattctgtctctcacagttgaagtgtacctatgataaaaattacagacctcttcactctttgtaggtgggaaaacttgcaaaatctgcaacGTATCAAATACTTGTATGCAAGTATTTGATACAATTTcccccactgtgtgtgtgtgtgtgtgtgtgtgtgtgtgtgtgtgtgtgtgtgtgtgtgtgtgtgtgtgtgcgtttgtttataataccttgtggggacaattttcctgacatatactacgttgtggggaccaattgctccttgtggggactggaacattgtacccacaaggggaaaccctgtttttgggtcaggggtcagagttagggctaaggtatgaattgagtttaggttagggttagggttaggtatgtgatggttagggttaggaaaagggtaaaggtaaggtttaggctgtagaaatgaatggaagtcaatggaaattccccacaaagatagcaaaacacacttgtgtgtgtgtgtgtgtgtgtgtgtgtgtgtgtgtgtgtgtgtgtgtgtgtgtgtgtgtgtgtgtgtgtgtgtgtgtgtgtgtgtgtgtgtgtgtattatataGTAATTTATATTTAAGGGGTGTTTGCTGAGTTAGAAAATTGTGTAAGTTGAAACACATCACAGGAACTGACAATTTTTAAGTTAGTAAAATTcgtcaagaaacaaaaagtttacacacagtttaatatttttaataactttgaGGATTTAGGTTACCAGTGGCTActctagttgtttcctgttgtaATTTGAAGTGTTACAACTGAGGATGATTTATGACATCTGTGCTGCTCAAACAAACAGGTGTAGAAGATACAAatgttctatttatttttaattacacaaaGCGCAGTGTCAGAACAAAATCGATACCTCATTCCAGCAGCGTCTCCTCAGACGGGTGCATCAGTCACTTTTTCCCATTGACTTTATTTCAttcatcatttctttctttttcacggaaacaagaaataaaatagggattatttatttattttcattgtggTTGAAAGAATGAGGTTTGGTGCACTGAGCAATGTAGCAGGTGATACTGGAAATATCTTGACAAAGGAGGAGACATGAGTCCagcaatttatttaaaacaaaacagaagaataCGGCACAGGATTGCATCAGCAGAAGTTTATGCATAGAATTTGATTCTGAAAATAactgacatatatatatatatattttctttagtAACCTCATTTTCATAAACACACTTCTCGTCATTCTGTGAAATTCCTCTCTATTTAGTACATAGTTTGTATCGGGTCAATGCATTTCGTTCTTCTTCTTGATATGTTTTGTACGTCGGTGTGGAGAAAATAATTGTCAAAGCAAAAACTCTGAATGTGACTGCACTGCACACTACAAGACTGTCAACACTATGGTTGCATTCAAAATGTAATAATAGGAGGACTGGCTTAAAGAAATATATGAAGGTAAGCTTATACAGGCTTATACAGCGGGTACTGAAATAATTTATCGGACATTTTAGAAGGAGAAAGGGAAATGATGGTAAATGGCAGCAGAAGCAGGAATTTCAGACAAGTTGAATAAAATTATGATCCAGTGATGTTATGGATAAAAAAAACCTATAACATAGAGTTATCTGAATAAAATTAATTCTTTTCATAAAAGCTTctcattttttcttatttaattaAAACTCTAAGCAGACTATATATGGCACTAAGATTTAATTCAGTAACCAGGGAAATTATTGGGTTTTAGGTGGCTTTACCCTTCAACTAAATCCATGACAGGCCCCCAAACTGTCCCATTAATTCGTGTTTCAGCTTTTCAAAAGTTCTTGTGGGCAGTACACGCTACACATGTTTGTCAGTTGGGGTTCAGCCCAGTGGAGGGTCACAATTCTCTGCGGTGTTAGAGGCCTGGAATATCAAGGAGACAAGTCTTTCATCAGGTTAGCTTtggagagggctgaggggaacCACTGCTGTGTCACATGACTACATGTTCTTGTACATGGAGCGATCTCTGGGGAGCTGGGGCTGATTCGCCGTCAGCTTGAGGTGAAAGTGGTAGATTGTGAGTGTGATGATAATTATTAGGCCCAGAATGAGGCCCAAGATGAGGGGGAGGGTCTCCTCCAGGCGCTCCCGCTGGTCAGTGATGCATTGGTAGGCTGCAAAAAGTGGAAtgacacacacagtcagcatgAGAAGGTGACTGACAGTCGTAGATGGTGTGTAGATTCTTTCAGAACTGACTTGTATTGCACTTTCACACTAGAATACATGAACTATATTGTAATATGTAATATCTAGTTATTCTTTAATCACCTGATTGTTTTCTTGACCTGCTGAGCTTACTGTTTGGACAGATTAAATTACCAGAAAAGGCATTTTAGGAGTTGGAACCGATGAacttctttgtatttttggtTGGGAACTGGTTAATTTTCTGCCAAAGTCATACGCTGAAAACgattaattgaattgaacatcGGTTAGATAACTCTCAGCCTTTCTGAGCAATGTGACCCTGTTCAGTAGTTGTTGAGCGCAGCATGAAGGGGACACACTCACAATAGGGCATCTCACAGCTTTACTCAAGCGTCTCTGTAGACTGCTGGAGGTATGCTCTCCTTACGTGCAGCGCAAAGTAGAATCTGTATATTTTCACAGAATtacctgtttgtttttgctaaaTGACAGGATTTTCACAACAATTAGTCATCTCTGTTTCAgttgtattgttttttcttttttgtgcattttatattttcatacacTGGTGTTTGTAATGGGGGAAAGAGGACACCTAAACCACCACTGGATATACAGTATTGGGCTTAATGCTGATGGTGCTTCTTCCTCTGGACAGCAGTTAAACACACTAGGAGGAAGGCAGTGAAGCACTGCACAGCCTAGTTTACAGCAGCTAAGGGAAAATGATTCTTACAAGGTGATTGGAGGGAAAGGTGAGTGTGTCCATAAAAGCTGCATTCAGGGCAAGGATATGACTGCACTCATAAACTCCTAAtgaccccccacccaccccaccccccgctgcatctcttttgtctcttgtgcatcCCCACCTCCTTTTTTTACTCTTACTCTAGcactgcagcccccccccccccctccccccagagCTCTGTGCATGAGTCAGTAAGAAAGATGTTCAGCTGTAACACTGTCAACCCCCCAGGATttctcattatcatcatcatcatctctgtTGTTCCATGAAATGTGTGACAATGGTTGGGCAGTTTTTTTATCAAGAAAGGGGTCTTCTGTTGTGTTCTTACGTTCACTGAACATGAAGTCAGACGTGATGTCAAAGGGCTGGATCTGGATGTCATACATGGAGACAGTGATGCCCTTCTGGTGGTCACTTGAGATAAGAGTGAGGGTCTGCTGTGCTGTGCACACATAGGAGCGCCCGGCAGGGGTCACCAGGGCCGACAGCCGGTGGGTGCTGGCTGTGTGCTTCCCAGCTGGAGAGAAATGAAGAGAGGAGTTGTGAATGGAGTGTGAAGGAGGACATTATGATGTAACTAACTTTAAGGTGCTTGTGTATGTAATTGACCTCCATGGATTCAGTGTAGAAAAGGGGTCCAAGTTAATAATTTGAATACATTCAGTGTATGATTTAGGTGTCTCCTATGTGAAGtcctgtaaaataaaaatatattgaaaTAATGAACAAACTGTATTAGGAAACAACAAAAAGTTACTGTGTGGCTAATTTATTGGAAGAggtccgatttttttttttcttccctgttttcttattaaattatttaaagaaataatatGCGTAACTTCGGCTAAAAggcacaggggaaaaaaaaaacttaaaatctAAGTTAAAATTCTGAATTCATGTACGTAGACGAAACTCCTAAATCTCTACATGAATCAGCTCCTTTAATTCCAGCTGAAGGCTGATGAATGAGGAAGTTGCGGGATGGAAATGCGCTGAGTCTGAGACTCACGGTTGTATGCGTTGATGAAATGCGATGTCTCCGAGGTGTCGTAGACGAACTGGACCTTGCTAATCTTCCACACCTCAATGCCCTTGTCGCGGAATTCCtgcaacacacagagagacataaaCACTCCCACACACAAGCGTCAAACCACGGAGAGGGCGATTTGGCCTGCCCTCGCCAAAACTGGGCAGCCTGACAATTCCTTAAAGACTTCTGTTTTGAAACATTTGGAAAAAATTACTACATTCTGATTAGTTTTGTAATTCTTGAACCGAAAATGTTCCCTTTAAGTCAGGGCGTCAAGACAATGGATGTTATATTGTCATATTTTGCGACTTGTGGAGATATTTCCAGAAAACCGGGATATTTTTAACAGCATATCCTACGGCGGATACATCGTTTCCGTTTACTCGCCTTGGAAAAGTAGATGCGCAGGATGTAGGCGTTGTTCTTCCAGCTTATATGGATCTCTGACTCGGTGCTCCCACATTTCCCCTCGATTTCTGCGCCGCGGGGCAGAGTGAAAGACGTCTGTTCGGTGATCagctgcaaataaataaataaatcagcaaaCGTAAAGGTAGCAAACAACGAACTaagtttaaaatgaaagaaagcatTATTTGTGTGTCAAATTGCGTTATCCTGAAATATATAACACCGCTGCAtaattttctattatttttaatccgAGTAATCTCTTTTAATTGATCGAAAAGTTTGCTGAGAAGCATGCATTCCATTCTTTCTAACTGGACTCGTAATGAGACGTCAGGATTTTATGCATCGCCAGGAGTCACAGCCGCAGATCTTAAATATAATGTAGGTCTAAATGTATATAAAGTAAACATCTTAATAGGAgtgaaaaatgtaacattaaaaacaatctaAATATTTTACATCTTAAACAGTCTGTTTCCAGTGCTTCAATCCATTTTACACACAGCGGTTTGATTCACTAGAAGTCCTAATACAAAAAGCTTAATTTTAGGCTGATTTCTTTCATTCCTGAAGCATTCGCGTGTATTAAAATTCAGTGGGGATTCCTTACGTCTATCCCGTTGAGAGCGAGCACGTCATATGGCACGAGGAATTTCACGGCGAACTCCACCATGAGACATGTTGTGCCGTTCTCCCGAACCGCGAAGATGGCTTTGTCTGGGTTGTTGGAGAGACCTGATAGGTTTTCGCCTTCCTGCTCAGCCAGCACCACGGACAGCGCCAGCACACCTGACGGCAAAACACAGGAGGTgaggcactgaaaaaaaaaaaatgacaccccGCCAGTCGGGTAACAAATG contains these protein-coding regions:
- the lamp5 gene encoding lysosome-associated membrane glycoprotein 5; this encodes MGRLGFSTTESARLLLFTVFGVLALSVVLAEQEGENLSGLSNNPDKAIFAVRENGTTCLMVEFAVKFLVPYDVLALNGIDLITEQTSFTLPRGAEIEGKCGSTESEIHISWKNNAYILRIYFSKEFRDKGIEVWKISKVQFVYDTSETSHFINAYNPGKHTASTHRLSALVTPAGRSYVCTAQQTLTLISSDHQKGITVSMYDIQIQPFDITSDFMFSEPYQCITDQRERLEETLPLILGLILGLIIIITLTIYHFHLKLTANQPQLPRDRSMYKNM